In Bacteroidales bacterium, the genomic window AAATGCATACGTTCAGGATTGTAATAATCAGCAAAACTGAAGCTATGATAACTATCCAGCCATCCAAAATCGGCATGACCCCTGGTGTCGGCTTTATGCAGAACTGTATTCATCGGGACTTCAGGATTTACATGGACACCAGTTTGATGTCGAGTTTGACTATGTCATTAATGGCATTGTCCCCCAGGTTATCAAAAAATGAACCTGAGCCAAACCTTACATCAAATCTGGACCGGTCGATGCCCAGGCTGGCAGTGTATTCCTTTCCGGTTCTAAGCACCTCAAAAGTGATACTCTCGGTTTTTCCCTTAATGGTGATATCTCCGGTAAGGGTGGACTTCCCGTCTTTAAATTTTGTGCTCTTACTCACCACAAAACTGGCAGTTGGATACTGCTCAACTCCAAAGAAATCATCCGACTTCAGGTGTCCGACCAGCCTCTGGTTACGTTCCTGGTTATCAATATCTGAATTGGTGATTGAGGTCATATCCACCACGAAATTTCCGGCCACGATCATATCATCCTGAAGCTCCAGATAGCCACTTTTAAACTGGATATTCCCGGTGTGCTGGCTGCCTATTTTTTTACCGAGCCATTCAATACTGGAAACGTTGGGATTAAATTCAACTTTCTGAGCAAAGAGTAAAGGACCCTGCAGCAGGATCATTAAAGTAAGGGCATAATTAATTGTTTTCATTTTTTTTATTTTTCGTTTAACATATTTGTTGCTTTTGACATATACCGTTTAAAACAATTGTTTGAATAAAAAAACTACTTCCTTATTTGATGCAGAATACGCCTCAGTTCCTGTGCTTCCTCCGCCGTAATCTTTTGCTCAAAAAAATCGCCCAGAGCCCTTTTTACTGACTGATGAGCCAGAATAAAAATCGCTCTCCCACC contains:
- a CDS encoding YceI family protein, translated to MKTINYALTLMILLQGPLLFAQKVEFNPNVSSIEWLGKKIGSQHTGNIQFKSGYLELQDDMIVAGNFVVDMTSITNSDIDNQERNQRLVGHLKSDDFFGVEQYPTASFVVSKSTKFKDGKSTLTGDITIKGKTESITFEVLRTGKEYTASLGIDRSRFDVRFGSGSFFDNLGDNAINDIVKLDIKLVSM